One Companilactobacillus heilongjiangensis genomic window, GTCCATAAATTTATCCAATCTATCAATTTATTTGATAATCACTATTCATACTATCAATTATACATATATAGGATTGCCAGTTACAATGAAATCAACGTTTAAGAAATGAGGCTTTCATATGCAAATAGTTCCTTATCAAAATAATCCCCATCACCTAGCCCAATTAGTCGACTTAATTAATTATTGTCAAAACATCGAAGCCAAATTAAATATTAAAATGGCTGAACAAGATGATATTTTCCAAATCAGCTCTTATTATCAATCCAAAGGTGGAAATTTCTGGATTGCATTAGAAGAAAATCAAGTGGTAGGTTCCATCGCCTTATTGCCAATTGGAAATCAGACAGCCGTGCTCAAAAAATTCTTCACTTATCCAAAATTTCGTGGGCAACCAAATCGCCTAGGCGCAAAGTTGTATCAGGAATTACTTAACTTCGCCCAAGCTAACAACTTCAAAAGATTAGTCTTAGATACCCCAGAAGGCGAAACCAGATCACATTATTTTTATGAAAAGCACGGCTTTAAACAAGTCACACCCGAGCAATTCAATGCCAATTATCCTTACCCAGACCGAAATTCTCGACTCTATGAACTAATTTTTTAACTTAAATAATCACGTTTTCTTACATTAAAGGGGTTCTAAGAAATTATGCCAAAATTAATAAAATTCAAATTTTATTATTTACTTTTTTTAAAAAGATGC contains:
- a CDS encoding GNAT family N-acetyltransferase; protein product: MQIVPYQNNPHHLAQLVDLINYCQNIEAKLNIKMAEQDDIFQISSYYQSKGGNFWIALEENQVVGSIALLPIGNQTAVLKKFFTYPKFRGQPNRLGAKLYQELLNFAQANNFKRLVLDTPEGETRSHYFYEKHGFKQVTPEQFNANYPYPDRNSRLYELIF